The Corallococcus soli genome contains a region encoding:
- a CDS encoding outer membrane beta-barrel protein, whose product MNAFALLAFAALAAAPSPSHKDKEGPLFLAPKVGFIKTTTSLGGDLYLAGEVGYLTPLLQRRLALVLEVNFHRPSTTGTLRGPQLDNLGQAVERPYTLAQREVAIQLSAVFRLPRGLGPLTPYFGAGPGLYLHRATVEVFDSTASESGGGLGFQALAGVELPLGPGGAFVEAHYHFAPVNLLTTGDVNVGGVLAALGYRLRL is encoded by the coding sequence ATGAACGCCTTCGCCCTGCTCGCGTTCGCGGCGCTGGCCGCCGCCCCGTCCCCGTCCCACAAGGACAAGGAAGGCCCCCTCTTCCTCGCGCCCAAGGTGGGCTTCATCAAGACCACCACGTCGCTTGGCGGGGACCTGTACCTCGCTGGCGAGGTGGGCTACCTCACGCCCCTGCTCCAGCGGCGGCTCGCGCTGGTGCTGGAGGTGAACTTCCACCGGCCCTCCACCACGGGGACGCTGCGCGGGCCCCAGTTGGACAACCTGGGCCAGGCCGTGGAGCGCCCCTACACGCTCGCCCAACGCGAGGTGGCCATCCAGCTGTCCGCCGTGTTCCGCCTTCCCCGGGGGCTGGGGCCGCTCACGCCGTACTTCGGCGCGGGCCCGGGCCTGTACCTGCACCGCGCGACGGTGGAGGTGTTCGACAGCACCGCGTCGGAGAGCGGCGGCGGGCTGGGCTTCCAGGCGCTCGCGGGCGTGGAGCTGCCGCTGGGCCCTGGCGGCGCGTTCGTGGAGGCGCACTACCACTTCGCCCCCGTGAACCTCCTCACCACCGGCGATGTGAACGTCGGGGGCGTGCTCGCGGCCCTGGGCTACCGGCTGCGGCTGTAG
- a CDS encoding DNA-binding response regulator: MMRVLVVSPHLASRTLLRRFLDAEPDVEVTATGEPDDAFASIAENTPALVVVDLRRPDEDHPLFLGLLRKRHPSLPVISLVPGRLRIFDGRSERVREAHGDTAEALHHLMGSLLQAVRDLLAQHLLRLLRPPVGRA; the protein is encoded by the coding sequence TTGATGCGGGTCCTGGTCGTCAGTCCGCACCTGGCGTCGCGCACGCTCCTCCGGCGCTTCCTCGACGCGGAGCCGGATGTGGAGGTGACCGCCACGGGCGAGCCGGACGACGCCTTCGCCTCCATCGCGGAGAACACGCCGGCCCTGGTGGTGGTGGACCTGCGCCGCCCGGACGAGGACCACCCGTTGTTCCTGGGCCTCTTGCGCAAGCGGCACCCGTCGCTGCCGGTCATCTCATTGGTGCCCGGCCGGCTGCGCATCTTCGATGGTCGCTCCGAGCGCGTGCGGGAAGCGCACGGCGACACGGCGGAGGCGCTGCACCACCTGATGGGCTCGCTGCTCCAGGCCGTGCGGGACCTGCTCGCCCAGCACCTGCTGCGGCTGCTGCGTCCGCCGGTGGGCCGGGCCTGA
- a CDS encoding DEAD/DEAH box helicase family protein — protein MPAPLIELHYDSGTLVAPTLPEDARLRELFQKDARTGVFRAPARHYRDVVMRLRECGLAYEDRAKRFEPVELPLSVPIEPFPHQRAALDAWTRAGGRGLVELPTGAGKTLLAVLAIAWVKRPTLVVVPTLDLMAQWQGVLAKYFPGPVGMVGGGVNDRQALTVTTYDSAAMQMEFTGNRFGLLICDECHHLPAPSYRFIAEGTLAPYRLGLTATLARADGGERVCEELLGPLVHRTGIEELQGQYLAPYEVRRVEVPLTPDEKTRYDEARGRYLTFVRRLGVPLASPEGWARFLAQSQRSDEGRAAYQGYREQRRIALTSSGKLDALWRILLEHREDRVIVFTDDNETVYTLARRLLLPALTHHTPLPERKALLAAFASAELPVLLTSRVLNEGVDVPEARVGVVLSGSGSVREHVQRLGRILRKRPDKRAILYEVCSAQTAESGISERRRQHRAYQEGPPDAGA, from the coding sequence CTGCCCGCCCCCCTCATCGAGCTGCACTACGACAGCGGCACGCTGGTGGCCCCGACGCTGCCCGAGGACGCGCGCCTGCGGGAGCTGTTCCAGAAGGATGCGCGCACGGGCGTCTTCCGCGCGCCGGCACGCCACTACCGCGACGTCGTCATGCGCCTGCGCGAGTGCGGGCTGGCGTATGAGGACCGCGCGAAGCGCTTCGAGCCGGTGGAGCTGCCCCTTTCCGTCCCCATCGAGCCGTTCCCGCACCAGCGGGCGGCGCTGGACGCGTGGACACGCGCGGGGGGCCGCGGGCTCGTGGAGCTGCCCACCGGCGCGGGCAAGACGCTGCTCGCGGTGCTGGCCATCGCCTGGGTGAAGCGACCCACGCTGGTGGTGGTGCCCACGCTGGACCTGATGGCGCAGTGGCAGGGCGTGCTCGCGAAGTACTTCCCCGGCCCGGTGGGCATGGTGGGCGGCGGCGTCAACGACCGACAGGCGCTCACGGTGACGACGTATGACTCCGCCGCGATGCAGATGGAGTTCACCGGCAACCGCTTCGGCCTGCTCATCTGCGACGAGTGCCACCACCTGCCCGCGCCCAGCTACCGCTTCATCGCGGAGGGCACGCTCGCGCCCTACCGCCTGGGCCTCACCGCGACGCTCGCGCGCGCCGACGGTGGCGAGCGCGTGTGCGAGGAGCTGCTGGGCCCGCTGGTGCACCGCACCGGCATCGAGGAGCTCCAGGGCCAGTACCTGGCACCGTATGAGGTCCGCCGCGTCGAGGTGCCGCTGACGCCCGACGAGAAGACGCGCTACGACGAGGCGCGCGGCCGGTACCTCACCTTCGTGCGCAGGCTGGGCGTGCCCCTGGCGTCCCCGGAGGGCTGGGCGCGCTTCCTCGCGCAGAGCCAGCGCAGCGACGAGGGCCGCGCGGCCTACCAGGGCTACCGGGAGCAGCGCCGCATCGCGCTCACCTCCAGCGGCAAGCTGGACGCGCTGTGGCGCATCCTGCTGGAGCACCGCGAGGACCGCGTCATCGTCTTCACCGACGACAACGAGACGGTCTACACGCTGGCCCGGAGGCTGCTGCTGCCCGCGCTGACGCACCACACGCCGCTGCCGGAGCGCAAGGCGCTGCTGGCCGCGTTCGCCAGCGCGGAGCTCCCGGTGCTGCTCACCTCAAGGGTGCTCAACGAGGGCGTGGACGTGCCCGAGGCGCGCGTGGGCGTGGTGCTCAGCGGCAGCGGCAGCGTGCGCGAACACGTGCAGCGCCTGGGCCGCATCCTGCGGAAGCGGCCCGACAAGCGCGCCATCCTGTACGAAGTGTGCTCCGCGCAGACCGCGGAGAGCGGCATCAGCGAGCGCCGTCGCCAGCACCGCGCCTACCAGGAGGGCCCTCCGGATGCCGGCGCATGA
- a CDS encoding DUF790 family protein, whose product MLTRELLASRVREGILRPSFIKAHDPSLQALAKELLADAEAFRGQARDDVEEAFALKAGAFSRPKVARGLVKLLMDRLLFDEAGEGAQEARWRTLLVGAKVLRTLPPDTTLEAYEARLAEALDAPLEATREALYTDLPGNRKLLGWDGEALTPQGLLDRYNLALAQGPLLNARRLTLRARAPELLRVRKLLRWLKFCRLVAEVRRDGEDWSLEVEGPGAMLSLQKKYGLQLASFLSVVPLLERWELSAVLEDARKQSTLQLSHEDPLVSPLPAALGHVPPEVAALSEAFEDAAWELDLTPRPRHTGAAGLCVPDLTFRHRKTGHEVALELFHPWHAGPLSRRLSELRARPDAGLLLGVDRALAKEAAERQVLEEHPQVVLFNGFPSVRKLRERLARWDDATPS is encoded by the coding sequence ATGCTGACGCGTGAACTGCTCGCCTCGCGGGTGCGCGAAGGCATCCTGCGCCCTTCCTTCATCAAGGCGCACGACCCGTCCCTCCAGGCGCTCGCGAAGGAGCTGCTCGCGGACGCGGAGGCCTTCCGGGGTCAGGCCCGCGACGACGTGGAGGAGGCCTTCGCGCTCAAGGCCGGCGCGTTCAGCCGCCCCAAGGTGGCGCGCGGGCTGGTGAAGCTGCTGATGGACCGGCTCCTCTTCGACGAGGCCGGCGAGGGCGCGCAGGAGGCGCGCTGGCGCACGCTGCTCGTGGGTGCGAAGGTGCTGCGCACGCTGCCCCCGGACACGACGCTGGAGGCCTACGAAGCGCGCCTCGCCGAAGCCCTGGACGCGCCGCTCGAGGCCACCCGCGAGGCGCTGTACACGGACCTGCCCGGCAACCGGAAGCTGCTCGGCTGGGACGGCGAAGCGCTCACGCCGCAGGGGCTGCTGGACCGCTACAACCTGGCGCTCGCGCAGGGGCCGCTGCTCAACGCCCGGCGCCTCACCCTGCGCGCGCGGGCGCCGGAGCTGCTGCGCGTGCGCAAGCTGCTGCGCTGGCTGAAGTTCTGCCGGCTGGTGGCGGAGGTGCGGCGCGACGGCGAGGACTGGTCGCTGGAGGTGGAGGGCCCCGGCGCCATGCTGTCCCTCCAGAAGAAGTACGGCCTCCAGCTCGCGAGCTTCCTGTCCGTCGTGCCCCTGCTGGAGCGCTGGGAGCTGTCCGCGGTGCTGGAGGACGCGCGCAAGCAGTCCACGCTCCAGCTGAGCCACGAGGACCCGCTGGTGTCGCCCCTGCCGGCCGCGCTGGGCCACGTGCCCCCGGAGGTCGCCGCGCTGTCGGAGGCCTTCGAGGATGCCGCCTGGGAGCTGGACCTGACGCCCCGGCCCCGCCACACCGGCGCCGCGGGCCTGTGCGTGCCCGACCTCACCTTCCGCCACCGGAAGACGGGCCACGAGGTGGCGCTGGAGCTGTTCCACCCGTGGCACGCGGGCCCCCTGTCGCGGCGCCTGTCGGAGCTGCGCGCGCGCCCGGACGCGGGCCTGCTGCTGGGCGTGGACCGGGCGCTGGCGAAGGAGGCGGCGGAGCGGCAGGTGCTGGAGGAGCACCCGCAGGTGGTGCTCTTCAACGGCTTTCCTTCCGTCCGGAAGCTGCGGGAGCGGCTGGCGCGCTGGGACGACGCGACGCCCTCCTGA
- a CDS encoding helix-turn-helix transcriptional regulator, producing the protein MEKTLASRLGGAARVARTRLNLTQADVAERIGIASEVYGRLERGHMLPSIQTFRRLCVVLSISADEALGLKPSQDVKWAAEPPSDYGESAELRRLLRRAKQLDRGSIRILSVLASQFKPRG; encoded by the coding sequence ATGGAAAAGACCCTCGCATCCCGGCTCGGAGGTGCGGCCCGCGTCGCCCGCACCCGCCTGAACCTGACCCAGGCGGACGTGGCGGAGCGCATCGGCATCGCGAGTGAAGTCTATGGGCGGCTGGAGCGTGGCCACATGCTGCCCAGCATCCAGACCTTCCGGCGGTTGTGCGTGGTGCTGTCCATCTCCGCGGACGAGGCGCTGGGCCTCAAGCCGTCGCAGGACGTGAAGTGGGCCGCGGAGCCTCCGTCCGACTATGGCGAGTCCGCGGAGCTGCGCCGCCTGCTTCGCCGCGCGAAGCAACTGGACCGGGGCTCCATCCGGATCCTCAGCGTGCTGGCCTCGCAGTTCAAGCCCCGGGGCTGA
- a CDS encoding response regulator: protein MRAQSPPVPSFLFVDADPRALAALRRLVRDLPGLKRFALGAREAVRLMREAAPSVVVSGYGLPDGDGLFLLACVRDRLPGTACALHTSQPPLRALEGQGITWMDRAAPPQQVLALLASLG, encoded by the coding sequence ATGCGCGCGCAATCCCCTCCCGTCCCCAGCTTCCTCTTCGTCGACGCGGATCCACGCGCGCTCGCCGCGCTGCGGCGGCTGGTGAGGGATCTTCCCGGGCTCAAGCGCTTCGCCCTGGGCGCACGCGAAGCGGTGCGGCTCATGCGCGAAGCGGCGCCGTCCGTGGTGGTGAGCGGCTATGGCCTGCCGGACGGTGACGGGCTGTTCCTGCTCGCGTGCGTGCGCGACCGGCTCCCCGGGACCGCGTGCGCGCTGCACACCTCGCAGCCGCCCCTGCGCGCGCTGGAGGGCCAGGGCATCACCTGGATGGACCGCGCCGCCCCGCCGCAGCAGGTGCTGGCGCTGCTCGCGTCCCTGGGCTGA